The sequence below is a genomic window from Nocardia fluminea.
TGACCGGTCACGAGCACGTGCGGGCCGAGACCGGTGGTCAGGTGCGTCTCCTTCGAACCGCTCACCAGGTGGTCGACGAGCACCCCTACGCGCGCGCCGGGGCCGGGTTCGAACTCGGTGAGGCGGGCGCCGAGATTGTCGAGGCCCTCGAGGTGCTCGACGACCACGCCCTCGACCCGCAGATCGTGGCCCCAGACCCGCTCCACGAGCGCCGCGTCGTGCACGCCCTCCACCCAGATCCGGCTGGTCCGCGCGACTCGGGCCCGCAGGCCCTCGACGCGGGTGGACCCCGACGCCGAGCGCGCCTGCTGTTTCGGCGCGGCCGGAGCGGGCTTGGTCAGGGTGACCGGTTTGCCGTCGATCAGGAACGCGGCTTCCCGCATCGCGAACAAGCGCACCACCCCGCGCGCGTCTTCGAGTTTCACGAACTCGCCGTCGTAGCTGCGATCGAAACCGACTACGGCGCCGCAGAATCCGCTCGCCGCGTCCTCCACCACCAGGTCGCGTTCGGCGCTCACCGCCGGCACCGGCGTCTTCTCGGTCCGGCCGTGTCCGGAATAGATGTCGCCATAGCTGTCTCGTGCACTCACGCCCCCGAAACTACCGCGCGCAGAACGGAGTGCGCCGCACCGCCGCACCGGGGCCGGCGATCACGCGAGCCCGCCCGCAAACCGGTCATCGGGGCTAGGCTGGCAGGGTGGCCGCAATAGTCTGGCTGATCGCGGGCATCGTTCTCGCGGCGGCGGAAATGCTCACCGGGGATCTGATGCTGCTCACGCTGGGCGTGGCCGCACTCGGCACGGCGGGGGTCAGCGCCGCCACCGAGCTACCGGTGTGGGGCGATGCGCTGGTGTTCGCCGCGATGGCAGGCGTGCTGTTCATCGGGGTGCGCCCGCTGCTGCGCCGCAAGTTCGGTACCCCGCCGCCCACTCCGACGAATGCCGATGCGCTGCCGGGTAAGTCGGCGCTGGTGCTCGAGCAGGTCGCGGAGTATTCGGGTCAGGTCAAGCTCAACGGCGAGGTCTGGACCGCGCGTCCGCTCGACCCGACCGAAGTGTACGAAGCCGGTGTGACTGTCTATGTGATGAAGATCGACGGCGCGACCGCCGTCGTCTGGAAGGGTCCCTAGCAATGGTTGCCTTGATCGTGGCCGCCGTCCTCGTCCTGTTGGTCGTGGTGGTGGTGTTCAAATCGATCGCACTCGTCCCGCAGGCCGAGGCGGCGGTGATCGAACGGCTCGGGCGTTACTCGCGCACCGTGTCCGGTCAGCTGACGTTCCTCGTCCCGTTCGCCGATCGCGTGCGCGCGAAGGTGGACCTGCGCGAGCGGGTCGTGTCGTTCCCGCCGCAGCCGGTGATCACCCAGGACAACCTCACCCTGCAGATCGACTCGGTGGTGTATTTCCAGGTCACCAGCCCGCAGGCCGCTGTCTACGAGATCAGTAACTACATCGCCGCGGTGGAGCAGCTCACCGTTACGACACTGCGCAATGTGGTCGGTGGTATGACTCTGGAAGAGACGCTGACCTCGCGCGATCAGATCAACAACCAGTTGCGCGGTGTGCTCGACGAGGCCACCGGTCGCTGGGGCCTGCGGGTGGCCCGCGTGGAGCTCAAGTCCATCGATCCGCCGCCGTCGATCCAGGAATCGATGGAGAAGCAGATGAAGGCCGATCGCGAGAAGCGCGCGACGATCCTCACCGCCGAAGGTAACCGCGAAGCGCAGATCAAGACCGCCGAGGGCGCCAAGCAGGCGGCGATCCTGACCGCCGAGGGTGGCAAGCAGTCCTCGATTCTGTCGGCCGAGGGCGAACGCCAGAGCCGCATCCTGCGCGCCCAGGGTGAGCGGGCGGCCTCCTACCTGCAGGCCCAAGGCCAGGCGAAGGCGATCGAGAAGGTGTTCGCCGCCATCAAGAACGGCAAGCCGACCCCGGAACTGCTTGCCTACCAATACATGCAGACCCTGCCGATGGTGGCCAAGGGCGACGCGAACAAGGTGTGGCTGGTCCCGAGCGATTTCGGCAAGGCCCTCGAGGGTTTCGCCCAGAACTTCGCCACCAAGGGCGAGGACGGCGTCTTCCGCTACGAACCGTCCACCGACGAAGCCCCGATCAAGATCGAAGACGACACCGACGTGGCCGACTGGTTCGAAACAGCTTCGGACCCGAAGATCGCCGAAGCCGTCCGCGCCGCGGAAGCCACCGCCCGCACCCCGGTCGAAGGTTTCGATTCCCCCGTACCGCGCCCGAAAACCTCAGTGGCCAAGGGGAATCCGGAACTCCCGACCCCACCCCCGATAGCTCCGCAGGAACAACCGGCCCCGCGCACCGACGACCCCTTGAATCGCCCCTGGCAGCCACCGCAACACGGCTGACCCGGTCGAGTTCAGCAGAGTACGGCTCCGGTGTGGAATACACACCGGAGCCGTTTCTGTTGTGCGGCAATGCTCTCGACTCAGTGGGGCAGGGGCAGGAGTTCGACGAGGGAGCCTCGGCCGGTGCCGGGCGGGAGGATGGCCAGGGCCTGGCAGGGGATGAGTCCGGCCAGGTGGGGAGTGTGGGCGGGGCCGGTGCTGCGCCAGACGCCGCCGGGGTGCTGCTGGACGCCGACTATGCGGGTGGCCTCGCCTTCCATGACGCCGGCGTCGGAGAGGCGGCCCCACATGGTGGGGCCGGGGGTGCGCAGGGTGAGGGCGTCGACGACGGCCGGGCCGACGGCCAGGAGCGCGGCGACGGCGGCGAAGGGGTTGCCGGGCAGACCGAGCAGGACCCGGCCGTCGGGGAGCTGGGCGACCAGGGTGGAACCGCCGGGGCGGATCGCTATCCGTTCGACGATGATGCGGGCACCCAGGTCGGTGAGCAGGGCGCGCAGGTGGTCGGCGGCGCCACGGCCGGTGGCACCGACCATGACGACCAGGTCGGCATGGGATTTCAGGGTGAGCCAGGAGCGCAGCAGATCACGGCTGTCGGCGAGGTGCCACAGGCCGGTGCTCTCGATATCGCAGCAGCGCAGGAACTCGGGCATGACGGGGCCGAGGGAGTCGCGGGTCTCGCCGGGGCCGAGCGGGCCGACCGCGCGGATCTCGTCGCCGGTCATCACCACATCGGCGCGCAGAGGTCCACGCACAGTGACGGTTTCGGCTTCGGCGCTGAGCGCCGCGGACGCGAGAGCCGCCGAGACGCGGGCCCCGGCACGAGCCAATTCCGTTCCGCTGCTCCAGTGTTCGCCTTGGCGGCGGGTGTCGTCACGCACCGGTGCGCCGGGCGCGCGCATCACCACCGGTTTGCCCGACACGCTCGTGGTCACGATGTGTTCGTCGCGCAGGGTTGCCGTGGTGCCCAGCGGGGTCGCCGCGCCGGTCGCGATCCGTACCGCCTCGCCGGGCGCCAGCACCACCGAGCAGCCGCGCCCGGCGTAGCTGACCTGTTGGTGCAGCCGCCACCACGGGCCGGGGCCCGCCACGGCGTAGCCGTCCATGGCGGCGCTGTCCACCCGCGGTAGAGGAGTGCCCGCGGCGAGGGCGAGGGCGAGGGTCGCCCCCACGGCCTCGGCCACGGGCCGCTCGCGCACCGCGATCGGCTCGAGGTCCGCGGCTATTCGCGCGCGCGCCAGACCCAGCCCACACTGCACCGCCGGAACTACGCCCACCCGTGCGCTCGTCACCACGTTCCGCCTTCCGAGGACCTGTCGCCGATACTGCGACTCATGGTGCGCATCACCGATTGCCTGCGATTTTCTGGGCAGTTGCCTCGCGATGACGTTGTGCTCACGCGGGCGCATGCCGCTCGGTGCGCAGTTCGGCGTCAACGTCCACGTGCCCGGCTGTAGGGCCGACGGTGGACGTCACCGGTCACGAGTGGGGGTGTGCGTCGCCTGTGCGACGGGTCGCTGGCAGGTCGACACCCCCGCGCCTCCCGTGGCCTCGGCCGAAAGAGCGGGTGGCCGCTCAGCCGGTGGGGCCAGTTCGGTTCACGCTTCGGTGAGAGCGTTCGCGAGTTCGGCGGCCCGGTCGGCGATGGCGGTACCCAGCTCGGCGGTGGTGGCGGTGCCGCCCAGGTCCGGCGTGCGGACCGTGCCCGCGGCGAGGACATCGCACACCGCGCGGTCGACGGCGGCGGCCGCGGTGTGCTCGCCCAGGTGGGACAGCAGCATGGCCCCGGCCAGGATCTGGGCGACGGGGTCGGCGATGCCCATGCCCGCGATATCGGGCGCGCTTCCGTGCACGGCCTCGAACATCGACGGTGCGTCCGCCGCGGGGTTGATGTTGCCCGAGGGCGCGAGCCCGAGTCCGCCGGTGACGGCCGCGGCCAGATCGGACAGGATGTCGCCGAACAGGTTCGAGCCCACGATCACATCGAGGCGGTCGGGGTGGAGCACGATTTCGGCGGCCAGGGCGTCGACGTGCATCTGCCGGGTCCGCACCGACGGGTAATCGGCGGCTACGCGCTCGAAAGCGTTGTCCCAGTACGGCATCGAGTGGATGAGCCCGTTGGATTTCGTCGCTGAGCAGAGGTTGCCCGAGCGTTCGGCGGCGCGGTCGAAGGCGTAGCGGATGATCCGTTCGCAGCCGGTCCTGGTGAACACCGATTCCTGCAGCACGAATTCGTCGGGCCTGCCGGGGTTGTGGACGCCGCCGATCTCGGAGTACTCGCCCTCGGAGTTCTCCCGCACGATCAGGATGTCGAGGTCCTCGGCGGTGCGGTCGCGCAGCGCCGATTCCGTGCCGGGCAACAGCCGCACCGGCCGCAGGTTGACGTACTGGCCGAAGGCGCGCCGCAGCGGAATGAGCAAGCCCCACAGCGAAATGTGGTCGGGCACCCCGGGGAATCCGACGGCGCCCAGCAGGATCGCGTCGAACTCGGCCAGCTGGGCCGGTCCGTCGGCCGGCATCATCGCACCGGTCCGCAGATAGTTCTCGCAGGACCAGTCGAACTCGGTCCAGCTGATTCCCGGCAGGACCCGGTCGAGCACCTTCACCGCCTCGACGGTCACGTCGACGCCGATTCCGTCGCCCGGAATGGTCGCGATCCGGTATGCGCGCACGCTGTCTCCCTAAACCTTGACGCCGATGTATTTGGTCTCGAGGAATTCGTCGATCCCGGTGGACCCGCCCTCACGGCCGAGCCCGGATTCCTTCACCCCGCCGAAGGGCGCGGCCGGATTGGATACGACGCCCTGGTTCAGGCCGACCATCCCCGTCTCGAGAGCTTCGCAGACGCGAAGGCCGCGCCGCAGGTTCTCGGTGAACACGTACGCGACCAGCCCGTACGGGGTGTCGTTGGCGCGGGTGATCGCCTCGTCCTCGGTGTCGAAGGTGCCGATCGCGGCCACGGGTCCGAAGATCTCGGTGTGGCACAACTCGGCGTCGTCGGGGACGCCGGTGAGCACGGTCGCCGGGTAGAACGTGCCGGGTCCGTCGATCGCCGTGCCACCGAGCAGCACCTGTGCGCCGCGCCGGCGTGCGTCGGCCACGAGGTGTTCCACCTTGGCGACGGCGTCGGCGTCGATCAACGGCCCGACGACGACGTCCGGCTCGGTGCCACGACCCATCGGCAACGCCGCCATCCGCGCGGCCAGACGTTCGGCGAATTCCCCGGCGATGCCGCGCTGCACCAGAATGCGGTTCGCGGCCGTACAGGCCTGGCCGATATTGCGCATCTTGGCGGCGAGGGCGCCCTCGACCGCTTCGTCGAGGTCGGCGTCGTCGAACACCAGCAGCGGTGCGTTGCCGCCGAGTTCCATGGACGTGCGCATGACGGTGCGGGCGCACTGTTCCAGTAGCAGTTTCCCGATGGCGGTCGACCCGGTGAAGGAGAGTTTGCGCGAGCGCGGGTCGGCGATGAGCGGTGTCATCAGCGCGCCGGGGTCGGCGGTCGTCACCACGTTGACCACACCGTCGGGTACACCCGCGTCGGCCAGGATCGCCGCGAGCGCGAGCATCGACAGGGGGGTCTGCTCAGCGGGTTTCACCACGCAGGTGCATCCGGCGGCCAGTGCGGGCGCGATCTTGCGGGCGCCCATCGCCATCGGGAAGTTCCACGGCGTGATGAGCAGGCTCGGTCCCACCGGCTGCTTCGTCACCAGGAACCGCGAGCCCCCCGTCGGTGCGGGCATGTACCCGCCGTCGAGGCGGACCGCTTCTTCGGCGAACCAGCGGAAGAACTCCGCGGCGTAGGCGATCTCGCCGCGCGCCTCGGTGAGCGGTTTGCCCATCTCGAGCGTCATGATCAGGGCGAGGCGTTCGGTGTCGGCCAGGAGCGCGTGGTGCGCGCGCATCAGGATGTCGCTGCGGGTGCGCGCCGGGGCGGCGGCCCAGGTCGGCTGGGCGGCGGCGGCCGCGGCGAGCGCGTCGAGTCCGTCGGACGCGGTCGCGTCCGCCACCGCGCACAGTTGCGCGCCGGTCGCGGGGTCGAGGACGGGCAGCGTGGCGACGGGGTCACGCCATCGGCCGCCGATGAACAGTCCGCGCGGAACGCTGTCGATCGCGGCCCGTTCGGCGGCGCTCAGGTTGTCGAGCAGCTGCGCGCTGCCCCCGGACTCGTCCATGCGGTGCCTGCCTCCCGACGCGGTGGATCAGCCATTGCTGTGACCCCTGCCGCCATGTTATGCATATTGTCAACAATCCGACAATAGACAATCTGGGGAGTCCTTGATGACCGAGCTGTCTCCCGTCCTCAAGCAGGCCACGCCCGTCCACGTCGACCATGGCGCAGGCTGCTACCTCTACGACACCGACGGTCGCCGCTACCTGGATTTCACCGCCGGGATCGGCGTCACCAGCACCGGGCACTGTCACCCCACCGTCGTCGCCGCCGCGCAGGCCCAGGTGGCCGAGTTGATCCACGGCCAGTACACGACCGTGCTGCATCGGCCGCTGCTCGAGCTCACCGAACGCCTCGGCACCGTGCTGCCCGAGGGCCTGGACGCGCTGTTCTTCGCCAACTCCGGCAGCGAGGCGGTCGAGGCGGCGCTGCGTCTGGTCCGCCAGGCCACCGGGCGCCCGAACGTGATCGTCTTCCACGGCGGTTTCCACGGCCGTACCGTCGCCGCGGCGACCATGACCACCTCGGGAACCCGGTTCTCGGCGGGGTTCAGCCCGCTGATGTCCGGGGTCCACGTGGCCCCGTTCCCGACGGCCTTCCGCTACGGCTGGAGCGAAGCGGAAGCCACCGACTTCGCCCTGCGTGAGCTCGACTACCTGCTCGCCACCCTCACCTCGCCCGCGGAGACCGCCGCGTTCATCGTCGAACCGGTACTCGGCGAGGGCGGCTACATCCCCGGCAACACCCGGTTCTTCCAGGGCCTGCGCGAGCGCGCCGACCGGCACGGCATCCTGCTGGTCTTCGACGAGATCCAGACCGGGTTCGGCCGGACCGGAAAGTTCTTCGGCCACCAGCACTTCGACGTCCGTCCCGACGTGATCACCATCGCCAAGGGCTTGGCCAGTGGTTTCCCGCTGTCGGGCATCGCGGCGTCGCGAGAGTTGATGGCCAAGGCGTGGCCGGGCTCGCAGGGCGGAACCTACGGCGGCAACGCGGTGGCGTGTGCCGCCGCGGTCGCGACGCTCGAGGTGATCGAGGCCGAGGGGCTGGTCGGCAACGCCGCGGTGCGCGGTGCGCAATTGCTTGCCGGCGTCGAGAATCTCGCCACGAAAGCGATCGGGGACGTCCGTGGCCTCGGTCTGCTCGTCGGCGCCGAGTTCACCACGCCGACAGGCGAACCCGACACCGCGACGGCGTCAGCCGCCCAGCGGGCCGCCGTGGGCAAGGGGCTGCTGCTGCTCACCTGCGGCGCGCACATGAACGTCGTACGCATGATCCCGCCGCTGATCGTCACCGAGACCCAGGTCGAGGATGCGCTGGCGATCTGGTCGGAAGTCCTCGCCGACCTCTAGTCCGCTGCGCTGTCCCCGTTCGGATTCCGGGCGGGGACTCGCACCGCAACCGGGACGATCCCGCCCGCCACAGGAAGCAGGACCCGATGGCCCGCTACATGAGCATCACTCTCACCAAAGCCGGCGTCACCTGCCGCGCGCGCCTGCTCGACGACGAAGCCCCACGCACATGTGCCGCCGTCTGGGAGGCGCTCCCGCAGGAGGGCGACGCCTTCCACGCCAAATACGCCCGCAACGAGGTGTACGCGCTGGTGCCCCGCATCACGGCGGCGCCGCATCGCGAAAACCCGACCGTCACACCGATTCCCGGCGACGTCTGCCTCTTCGACTTCGAGCCGTGGGAAATCGGCAACCCCGCCTACGGCTATGAACCCGGCTCCGCCGCCCATCACGCCCAGGGCGCCACCGACCTGGCCCTGTTCTACGGCCGCAACAATCTCCTGATCAACGGCGACCTCGGCTGGGTCCCCGGCAGCGTTTTCGCCACCATCGAGGACGGCCTCGCGGACTTGGCGGCGGCCTGCAACGGGCTGTGGTTGCGCGGTGTCGAGGGGGAGACGCTGGCGTTCGCCCGCGCCTGAGACAGCGACCCCGTTCGACGCTGCCGAATCCCTCGTCGGCGTCGAAA
It includes:
- a CDS encoding DUF3097 domain-containing protein produces the protein MSARDSYGDIYSGHGRTEKTPVPAVSAERDLVVEDAASGFCGAVVGFDRSYDGEFVKLEDARGVVRLFAMREAAFLIDGKPVTLTKPAPAAPKQQARSASGSTRVEGLRARVARTSRIWVEGVHDAALVERVWGHDLRVEGVVVEHLEGLDNLGARLTEFEPGPGARVGVLVDHLVSGSKETHLTTGLGPHVLVTGHPYIDVWQAVRPAALGIDAWPTVPRGEDWKSGICARLGWGTPQQGWRRVYDAVDSFRDLEAPLIGAVERLIDFVTEPE
- a CDS encoding NfeD family protein — protein: MAAIVWLIAGIVLAAAEMLTGDLMLLTLGVAALGTAGVSAATELPVWGDALVFAAMAGVLFIGVRPLLRRKFGTPPPTPTNADALPGKSALVLEQVAEYSGQVKLNGEVWTARPLDPTEVYEAGVTVYVMKIDGATAVVWKGP
- a CDS encoding SPFH domain-containing protein is translated as MVALIVAAVLVLLVVVVVFKSIALVPQAEAAVIERLGRYSRTVSGQLTFLVPFADRVRAKVDLRERVVSFPPQPVITQDNLTLQIDSVVYFQVTSPQAAVYEISNYIAAVEQLTVTTLRNVVGGMTLEETLTSRDQINNQLRGVLDEATGRWGLRVARVELKSIDPPPSIQESMEKQMKADREKRATILTAEGNREAQIKTAEGAKQAAILTAEGGKQSSILSAEGERQSRILRAQGERAASYLQAQGQAKAIEKVFAAIKNGKPTPELLAYQYMQTLPMVAKGDANKVWLVPSDFGKALEGFAQNFATKGEDGVFRYEPSTDEAPIKIEDDTDVADWFETASDPKIAEAVRAAEATARTPVEGFDSPVPRPKTSVAKGNPELPTPPPIAPQEQPAPRTDDPLNRPWQPPQHG
- a CDS encoding molybdopterin-binding protein, which translates into the protein MTSARVGVVPAVQCGLGLARARIAADLEPIAVRERPVAEAVGATLALALAAGTPLPRVDSAAMDGYAVAGPGPWWRLHQQVSYAGRGCSVVLAPGEAVRIATGAATPLGTTATLRDEHIVTTSVSGKPVVMRAPGAPVRDDTRRQGEHWSSGTELARAGARVSAALASAALSAEAETVTVRGPLRADVVMTGDEIRAVGPLGPGETRDSLGPVMPEFLRCCDIESTGLWHLADSRDLLRSWLTLKSHADLVVMVGATGRGAADHLRALLTDLGARIIVERIAIRPGGSTLVAQLPDGRVLLGLPGNPFAAVAALLAVGPAVVDALTLRTPGPTMWGRLSDAGVMEGEATRIVGVQQHPGGVWRSTGPAHTPHLAGLIPCQALAILPPGTGRGSLVELLPLPH
- a CDS encoding tartrate dehydrogenase translates to MRAYRIATIPGDGIGVDVTVEAVKVLDRVLPGISWTEFDWSCENYLRTGAMMPADGPAQLAEFDAILLGAVGFPGVPDHISLWGLLIPLRRAFGQYVNLRPVRLLPGTESALRDRTAEDLDILIVRENSEGEYSEIGGVHNPGRPDEFVLQESVFTRTGCERIIRYAFDRAAERSGNLCSATKSNGLIHSMPYWDNAFERVAADYPSVRTRQMHVDALAAEIVLHPDRLDVIVGSNLFGDILSDLAAAVTGGLGLAPSGNINPAADAPSMFEAVHGSAPDIAGMGIADPVAQILAGAMLLSHLGEHTAAAAVDRAVCDVLAAGTVRTPDLGGTATTAELGTAIADRAAELANALTEA
- a CDS encoding NAD-dependent succinate-semialdehyde dehydrogenase — its product is MDESGGSAQLLDNLSAAERAAIDSVPRGLFIGGRWRDPVATLPVLDPATGAQLCAVADATASDGLDALAAAAAAQPTWAAAPARTRSDILMRAHHALLADTERLALIMTLEMGKPLTEARGEIAYAAEFFRWFAEEAVRLDGGYMPAPTGGSRFLVTKQPVGPSLLITPWNFPMAMGARKIAPALAAGCTCVVKPAEQTPLSMLALAAILADAGVPDGVVNVVTTADPGALMTPLIADPRSRKLSFTGSTAIGKLLLEQCARTVMRTSMELGGNAPLLVFDDADLDEAVEGALAAKMRNIGQACTAANRILVQRGIAGEFAERLAARMAALPMGRGTEPDVVVGPLIDADAVAKVEHLVADARRRGAQVLLGGTAIDGPGTFYPATVLTGVPDDAELCHTEIFGPVAAIGTFDTEDEAITRANDTPYGLVAYVFTENLRRGLRVCEALETGMVGLNQGVVSNPAAPFGGVKESGLGREGGSTGIDEFLETKYIGVKV
- a CDS encoding aspartate aminotransferase family protein, whose amino-acid sequence is MTELSPVLKQATPVHVDHGAGCYLYDTDGRRYLDFTAGIGVTSTGHCHPTVVAAAQAQVAELIHGQYTTVLHRPLLELTERLGTVLPEGLDALFFANSGSEAVEAALRLVRQATGRPNVIVFHGGFHGRTVAAATMTTSGTRFSAGFSPLMSGVHVAPFPTAFRYGWSEAEATDFALRELDYLLATLTSPAETAAFIVEPVLGEGGYIPGNTRFFQGLRERADRHGILLVFDEIQTGFGRTGKFFGHQHFDVRPDVITIAKGLASGFPLSGIAASRELMAKAWPGSQGGTYGGNAVACAAAVATLEVIEAEGLVGNAAVRGAQLLAGVENLATKAIGDVRGLGLLVGAEFTTPTGEPDTATASAAQRAAVGKGLLLLTCGAHMNVVRMIPPLIVTETQVEDALAIWSEVLADL
- a CDS encoding DUF3830 family protein, which gives rise to MARYMSITLTKAGVTCRARLLDDEAPRTCAAVWEALPQEGDAFHAKYARNEVYALVPRITAAPHRENPTVTPIPGDVCLFDFEPWEIGNPAYGYEPGSAAHHAQGATDLALFYGRNNLLINGDLGWVPGSVFATIEDGLADLAAACNGLWLRGVEGETLAFARA